One Romboutsia sp. 13368 genomic window carries:
- a CDS encoding CehA/McbA family metallohydrolase: MRLKKFIISLCFVLLFYFSFCYFNNFKNEDCVVSSLNTDSKGPIIYDIFPYKCQQFIVAKPEIKISYKDESGIDKSSVKLFINYKDVTKKCTITDKYIYYLPDTKFKRGSQIIRLEISDILKNKSEYEWYFTVGTPIYNHYRGLIHAHTEASDGHGSYNDAYYLARDKANLDFFAITEHSNLLDNHLDCNINNASFSSKWNDLIKSRDLFYCKDKFIALSGFEMTYPFKVKNPIGHINIYNSNGFVSSELPNMTLENFYDLIYEQDDLIGQFNHPCEKFGSFNNFKYSAHGDYVISLIEVGNGYNKDMTKNIRSHDMYQLALDKGWHLAPTCNQDNHRVDFGIANEFRTVVLATDLNKDALYDALRNMRVYATEDKNLKIEYAINNLPMGSTIKNTSKLNFNVSAIDSDEIDKINEIQVISNNGEIVKSKKFNSNMARLEFSLKSSKNKFYYIKIIQNKDKISVTAPIWVE; this comes from the coding sequence ATGAGATTAAAAAAATTTATAATTAGCTTATGTTTTGTTTTATTATTTTATTTTAGCTTTTGCTATTTTAATAACTTTAAAAATGAAGATTGTGTAGTAAGTTCTCTTAATACAGATAGTAAAGGGCCTATTATATATGATATTTTTCCTTATAAATGTCAACAATTTATAGTTGCAAAACCTGAAATAAAAATAAGTTATAAAGATGAAAGTGGAATAGATAAATCCTCAGTAAAATTGTTTATAAACTATAAAGATGTAACGAAAAAATGTACAATTACAGATAAATATATATACTATTTACCAGATACTAAATTTAAAAGAGGAAGTCAAATAATAAGGTTAGAAATATCTGATATATTAAAAAATAAAAGTGAATATGAATGGTATTTTACAGTTGGAACACCTATATATAATCACTATCGAGGTTTAATACATGCACATACTGAAGCTAGTGATGGTCACGGAAGCTATAATGATGCTTATTACTTAGCTAGAGATAAAGCTAATTTAGATTTTTTCGCTATAACTGAACACTCTAATTTACTAGACAATCATCTAGATTGTAATATAAATAATGCCTCTTTTAGTTCAAAATGGAATGATTTAATAAAGTCTAGAGATTTATTTTATTGTAAAGATAAATTTATAGCACTTAGTGGATTTGAAATGACTTATCCTTTTAAAGTAAAAAATCCTATTGGTCATATAAATATCTATAATTCTAACGGGTTTGTATCCTCTGAATTACCTAATATGACACTAGAAAATTTCTATGATTTAATATATGAACAAGATGATTTAATTGGACAATTTAATCACCCATGTGAAAAATTTGGTTCATTCAATAATTTTAAATACTCTGCTCATGGAGATTATGTTATTTCTCTTATTGAAGTCGGAAATGGATACAACAAGGATATGACAAAGAATATAAGATCTCATGATATGTATCAACTTGCTTTAGATAAAGGTTGGCATCTCGCACCTACATGTAATCAAGACAATCATAGAGTTGACTTTGGTATTGCTAATGAATTTAGAACTGTAGTATTAGCTACTGATTTAAATAAAGATGCTTTGTATGATGCTTTAAGAAATATGAGAGTATATGCTACAGAAGATAAAAACTTAAAAATTGAATATGCTATAAATAATTTACCTATGGGCTCTACTATAAAAAATACATCGAAATTAAATTTTAATGTAAGTGCGATAGATTCTGATGAAATAGATAAAATAAATGAAATTCAAGTAATATCCAATAATGGAGAAATAGTAAAAAGTAAAAAATTTAATTCTAATATGGCAAGACTAGAATTTTCACTGAAGTCTAGCAAAAACAAATTTTATTATATAAAAATTATTCAAAATAAAGATAAAATATCAGTTACTGCTCCTATATGGGTTGAATAA
- the pdaA gene encoding delta-lactam-biosynthetic de-N-acetylase, with translation MNQKNSRSKRYIFIGLFLILCTVLVSGNLYLLNKSKARISDPQASTYEYNWYFNPRNDGKQPEPIKEASFFNKYNSYYVGDPNEKVLYLTFDAGYENGTTESILNTLKKHNVKAHFFVVESYIKNNPELVKRMVNEGHLVCNHSKSHVSMAQITDFEKFKSEIISVENAYKELIGKDMPKYFRPPMGKFSEQSLKYTQDLGYSSIFWSFAYVDWYNDKQPTHEYAKDKIYTRTHPGAIVLLHPNSKTNTEILDEVITHWKEEGYTLKTFDYLTKNKN, from the coding sequence GTGAATCAGAAAAACTCAAGATCTAAACGTTATATTTTTATAGGGTTATTTTTAATTCTATGTACGGTATTAGTTAGTGGTAATTTATATTTGCTTAATAAGTCTAAAGCTAGAATATCTGATCCACAGGCATCAACATATGAATATAACTGGTATTTTAATCCAAGGAATGATGGAAAACAACCAGAACCTATTAAAGAAGCTTCATTTTTTAATAAGTATAATTCTTATTATGTTGGTGATCCAAATGAAAAGGTACTCTACCTTACATTTGACGCTGGATATGAAAATGGTACAACTGAGAGTATTTTAAATACTTTAAAAAAACATAATGTGAAAGCACATTTTTTTGTTGTTGAAAGTTATATAAAAAATAACCCTGAATTAGTAAAAAGAATGGTAAATGAAGGCCATTTAGTTTGTAACCATTCTAAAAGTCACGTATCTATGGCTCAAATTACTGATTTTGAAAAATTTAAATCAGAAATTATATCTGTAGAAAATGCTTACAAAGAATTAATTGGTAAGGATATGCCTAAATATTTCAGACCTCCTATGGGTAAGTTTAGTGAGCAATCATTAAAATATACTCAAGATTTAGGCTATAGCTCTATATTTTGGAGTTTTGCCTATGTAGACTGGTATAATGATAAACAACCTACTCATGAATATGCAAAAGATAAAATTTACACTAGAACACATCCTGGTGCTATAGTATTACTTCATCCAAATTCTAAAACTAATACAGAAATTTTAGATGAAGTTATTACTCACTGGAAAGAAGAAGGATATACTTTAAAAACATTTGATTATTTAACTAAAAATAAAAATTAA
- a CDS encoding VanW family protein, translated as MSRDEFLNEVNKIEGRIRTNKVKICIDNKEYSISYENLISKYNNKKLYADIIENQNKKNKFSKFMSIITKKEKAYNLYFEIDENKFNDLKEKIAQDINIECIEPKVIIDGEKITYKEGKNGYKLDEDTLYNDIKKDISENNIIDENIKVDAKLVIDRPKIAMNDLKNVNYKISTYTTTYGSGNARGSNIENAAKKIDDLLLMPEDEFSYERAVGPIIESNGYKYAPVISNGKLVNGIGGGVCQVSSTLYNTQLKAGILPIERKNHSKPVSYVTRGLDATLASGIIDYKFKNTYDYPLVINTIANNGNLTIEIWSNKNALNGIEYDPVSYISGNVANTYLYGYDKSGNKVYEKHIDTSVYR; from the coding sequence TTGAGTAGAGATGAATTTTTAAATGAAGTAAACAAAATTGAAGGTAGAATACGAACAAATAAAGTAAAGATATGCATAGATAATAAAGAATATAGTATATCTTATGAAAATTTAATATCAAAATATAATAATAAAAAATTATATGCTGATATAATAGAAAATCAAAATAAGAAAAATAAATTTTCAAAGTTTATGTCTATAATTACGAAGAAAGAAAAAGCATATAATTTATACTTTGAGATAGATGAAAATAAATTTAATGATTTAAAAGAAAAGATAGCACAAGATATTAATATAGAATGTATTGAACCAAAAGTAATAATAGATGGTGAAAAAATAACCTATAAAGAAGGAAAGAATGGATACAAACTTGATGAAGATACATTATATAATGATATTAAAAAAGATATAAGTGAAAATAATATAATTGATGAAAATATAAAAGTTGATGCTAAATTAGTAATAGATAGACCTAAAATAGCTATGAATGACTTAAAAAATGTAAACTATAAAATATCAACATATACAACTACATATGGAAGTGGAAATGCAAGAGGCAGTAATATAGAAAATGCAGCTAAAAAAATAGATGATTTACTTTTGATGCCAGAGGATGAGTTTTCTTATGAAAGAGCAGTTGGACCTATTATAGAATCTAATGGATATAAATATGCACCGGTTATAAGTAATGGAAAGCTTGTTAATGGAATTGGAGGAGGAGTATGTCAGGTTTCATCTACTCTTTATAATACTCAGCTTAAAGCAGGTATACTTCCAATAGAGAGAAAAAACCATTCAAAGCCAGTAAGTTATGTAACAAGGGGGTTAGATGCAACTTTAGCTAGTGGAATTATAGACTATAAATTTAAAAATACATATGATTATCCATTAGTTATAAATACTATTGCAAATAATGGAAATTTAACTATAGAAATTTGGTCAAATAAAAATGCATTAAATGGAATAGAATATGATCCAGTAAGTTATATTAGTGGAAATGTTGCAAATACATATCTATATGGATATGATAAAAGTGGAAATAAGGTTTATGAAAAACATATAGATACTAGTGTATATAGATAA
- a CDS encoding DMT family transporter — MNILAIIFATLAGVSTALEAFINGELGKNTTALIATFISLLVGTIFFFINICATGNLKILSNFNDINPKLLLGGILGGLVIYFTVKAVPNLGVSKTLTLIVVSQMLVGLFIDSNIYKQTMHLYNYIGAILLFIGTFFILN; from the coding sequence GTGAATATACTTGCAATAATATTTGCAACATTAGCGGGTGTATCAACTGCACTAGAGGCTTTTATAAATGGAGAACTTGGTAAAAATACAACAGCGCTTATAGCAACATTCATAAGCTTACTTGTTGGAACTATATTTTTTTTTATAAACATATGTGCAACTGGAAATTTAAAAATACTATCTAATTTTAATGATATAAATCCCAAATTGTTACTTGGAGGTATTTTAGGAGGGCTAGTAATTTATTTTACAGTAAAAGCTGTGCCTAATTTGGGTGTATCTAAAACGCTTACATTAATAGTAGTATCTCAAATGTTGGTAGGATTATTTATAGATTCAAATATATATAAGCAAACAATGCATTTATATAATTATATAGGAGCTATTTTATTATTTATAGGTACATTTTTTATATTGAATTGA